DNA from Thiomicrorhabdus sp. Kp2:
ATCTTCCATACGTTGTACATGAAGTACATCGTTCATTGCGGCTAACCAAGCTTTAGCTACGCGGTCTTCTGTTGGCGTGCCTAATAAACTCATGTAAAAACCTGTACGGCATCCCATTGGTGAAATATCAATGATTTCCACGCCATCACCGTTTAGATGATTACGCATAAAACCTGCAAAAAGGTGTTCTAGAGTGTGGATTCCTTTTTCGCCCATCATATCTTCATTTGGCTTATTGAAACGCAAATCAAACACGGTAATGGTGTCGCCAGATGGCGAAGTCATGGTTTTTGCTACACGCACCGCTGGTGCATTCATAATGGTGTGGTCAACGGTAAAGCTATCTAGTAATGGCATAGTTTTGTCCTAATTCTTTATGTTAATTGGTGAGGTTACTGGGCGTTTAGTAATACGCTTATGTAAACCTATATGGATGCTTTAAACAGGTTTAGTGCAGCAAAGCTTGGCTTTCATCTGTTTGAGGCAGCTCTTTTTTAAGCAGCCAACCATTGTCGGTTTTAATAAACAGGTAGTTTTTTTCAAACTCTAATTGGTCGCCTTCTTGAAAAGCGGGCATTGAAAGTTTCATCATGCCCAGCGCCATGCTGTTGCTGATTTTTTCAAGGCTAGACATTGATTTGTCATTCATAACGCTCTTAGCATAATCTTCTAAAGATTGTTGTGCGGTACCTGTAATGGTCACTTCAGCCACATAATGGGTGTCGTTTTGTTTATAACCATTGTTCTTAACAATATTGCTGGCAATAAATAGGTCGCTGTATTCTTTATCAAAAAATTGTGAAGACATGGATTTAACATCGTTTTCGGATGGTTGAGAGTCACCAAAGCAACCTGCTAAAGAGAGGAACATTAAAAAAAGCAGGGCGATAAATGGCGTTTTTAAAATAGAGTGTTGGGTTTGAATCATTTGGTTTCCTAGTCACTACCTATAAAACAGTTTGTATTAACAACAATATGTATTAAATAGGTGTATCAATGCGCTACATGAGTTTTGAAAATCAAAGGATATCATAAACTACCAGGCCTGGTAAGATTGAGTTGATTCAGAATTTGGGCATTAAAAACGTTATTTTTTATAAGAGGCAAAGCCATCAATGAGTGAGTCAATAAATGCCAGTTTGCTGCGAACAATTTCCGTTAATACAAATGGGTAGGCATCATTTAAACCCATGCTGCGGTTCAGAGCGTTCATAATTTGTGCGACTCGTGCCCACTCAGAAAACCAGCTGTTAAAGTCGTTTATTTTAGGCTCATAACTACTTAAACCATAACTCACGGCGGTTTCAAGCGTATCTACAATGTGTAAATAGTGCGCCCAAGTTTCTGCCCAGTCTTCATGTGGGTGACTGCTGGCATAATGGGTGATGAACTGACTGCTTTTAAATTTTGGTTTTTCTTGTTGGTAATAACGCTCTAAAGCTTGTTGATAATCTTGTCTTTCATCGCCAAACAACTCCCTAAAGGCTTTAAGTTGGCTCTCATCTTGTAGCAGAATCGCCCAATAATAGTGGCCAACTTCATGTCTAAAATGGCCTAAAATCGTGCGGTAAGGTTCGCCCATTTCTTCTTTCATGGTGTGTAAAAAACCTTCGTCCGCTTCGGCTGCATTTAATGTGATGGTGCCATTTGAATGGCCTGTCAAAACATGTTCAAGCGCCACATTGGGATTACTGCGTTGGTCTTCCAAGAAGTCAAAAGCTAAGCCACCTGTTTTTTGATGATAGTTCTCAATGGGCAAGTTTAAGCTGATTAAAGAGGAGATAAGTTGGCGTTTTGCCCGTTCAAGAGTGAGCCAACGTTGATTGTTTTTGGTAATCGATTGATCTGGAATAATACGGGTTGTTTTG
Protein-coding regions in this window:
- a CDS encoding putative zinc-binding metallopeptidase, with protein sequence MKRYYCQCKQEIFFNNAFCEKCGRDLIYDPKAQTMWSGVLTDHGFVTHTNMALPGDEPMVLRPCANRQSSILCNWSVSSEHDTQCISCKTTRIIPDQSITKNNQRWLTLERAKRQLISSLISLNLPIENYHQKTGGLAFDFLEDQRSNPNVALEHVLTGHSNGTITLNAAEADEGFLHTMKEEMGEPYRTILGHFRHEVGHYYWAILLQDESQLKAFRELFGDERQDYQQALERYYQQEKPKFKSSQFITHYASSHPHEDWAETWAHYLHIVDTLETAVSYGLSSYEPKINDFNSWFSEWARVAQIMNALNRSMGLNDAYPFVLTEIVRSKLAFIDSLIDGFASYKK
- the luxS gene encoding S-ribosylhomocysteine lyase; its protein translation is MPLLDSFTVDHTIMNAPAVRVAKTMTSPSGDTITVFDLRFNKPNEDMMGEKGIHTLEHLFAGFMRNHLNGDGVEIIDISPMGCRTGFYMSLLGTPTEDRVAKAWLAAMNDVLHVQRMEDIPELNEYQCGTYVMHSLEEAKQIAQNIIDHGIGVNKNADIALSEDTLKSLGNEV